The Thermoanaerobacter uzonensis DSM 18761 genome includes the window AAGCTTATTTAAAGCCTTCTTCTCAATCCTTGAAACATATGATCGAGATATACCTAGCATCTTTGCTATTTCTCTTTGAGTCCTCACTTTTCCATTATATAACCCGTATCTCATTTCTATAATTAACCGTTCTCTATTTTTTAAAACGCTGTTCATTTTACTGTACAATTTTTTAATTTGAAGTTTTTTCTCCACTTGCTCTGATATTTCATCTTCCTCTGTGCCAAGGACATCCATTAAAGATATCTCATTGCCCTCTTTATCAACACCAATAGGGTCTTGGAGAAAAATCTCTCCTTTCATCTTTTTTTCCGCTCGTATAGACATAAGTATTTCATTTTCTATACATCTAGCTGCATATGTGGCAAGATGAGTACCTTTTGAAGAATCAAAAGTAGAAATTGCTTTTATAAGCCCTATTGTTCCAATAGATATTAAATCATCTATATCTTTACCTGTGCCACTGTACTTTTTAACAACATGAGCTACCAACCTTAAGTTTCTTTCTATTAAAATATTCCTCGCTTCCTCATCACCGTTTTTATAAGCCTCTAAATATTTCTTTTCTTCTTCTGGAGTAAGTGGATTGGGAAAAGAGTTGGTGTTTGTCAAGTAACCAAGATTTAAGAGTTCCTTTACAATTGATGCCAAAATTGCAACAACAACTTCCCACATTGCCGCCACCCCTTTTTTTAGCATTACACATCTATTATATGTGTTTTATTTAAAATAGTGCACGTACATCAATATTTCATTATTTTCTCTGCTATTTCTTTGAAAAGAGGGGCAGCTTTAGTTCCTCCAGTATCTCCATTCTTTACAAAAATCGAAATTGCATATTTAGGCTTATCAAAAGGAACAAAACCTGTAAACCAAGCATGATATATATTTAGCTCCTTGCTAACTTCAGCAGAACCTGTTTTACCAGCACTACCATAGGTAGTCTCAGCCCTTTTCCCTGTCCCTTCTTGGTCAATAACCACTTCTCTCATCATTTCTTTTAAAATTTTGGCTGTTTTTTCGCTTATCACTCTGTAAGACTTTTTTTGAGACAATTTT containing:
- the sigK gene encoding RNA polymerase sporulation sigma factor SigK; translation: MWEVVVAILASIVKELLNLGYLTNTNSFPNPLTPEEEKKYLEAYKNGDEEARNILIERNLRLVAHVVKKYSGTGKDIDDLISIGTIGLIKAISTFDSSKGTHLATYAARCIENEILMSIRAEKKMKGEIFLQDPIGVDKEGNEISLMDVLGTEEDEISEQVEKKLQIKKLYSKMNSVLKNRERLIIEMRYGLYNGKVRTQREIAKMLGISRSYVSRIEKKALNKLFKELSM